Proteins from one Podospora pseudocomata strain CBS 415.72m chromosome 4, whole genome shotgun sequence genomic window:
- the UFD4 gene encoding Ubiquitin fusion degradation protein 4 (EggNog:ENOG503NWRE; BUSCO:EOG092609O9; COG:O), translating to MMLPLHPPGLLAGPSAVLPSRQIKTSLWVVPKNLIEVQPLHPHPPPPPPPEDKFPGDSDDNEDNDEDDRLNRYDEDDDDDDMDPFGGFPGGGIPSSIHHTLRALTGMVSGISSRLREILNNLRQKDDPTIQLIALQELSELLLVSNEDNLSGHFSPDQFVKELVTLMQPNELTGEENPEVMLLACRCLANLMEALPGSAGNVVYGQAIPILCQKLLEIQFIDLAEQALSTLEKISVEYPHHIVKEGGLNACLSYLDFFATGTQRVAVTTAANCCRGIHEENFPVVRDVMPILLNVLGSNDQRVVEQASLCVTRIVESFRRYAAKLEELVSPELLKAILRLLLPGTTNLIGSHIHTQFLRVLAITAKVSPRLSAELFKMNVVETLYQILTGVSPPAGTEDIASKLDSVLIMQALIHRPREQIIETLNVICELLPSLPPSSDPSGHDYVDMHSPMDPITPSSPGSDKKTPNEKRIELLEGCKDEVRRFAMILFPTLTDAYSSTVNLTVRQKVLTAQLKMLCNLDEDILVEALKPVSYASFLASILSQQDHPSLVMFALQATGILTSRLGSVYRYQLYREGVIAEIEKLATPEPEPEVESPTAEPTEPQNEPESGAEAGSEELVVDQTVSDGENDEDRDDDEDRSHQDSDEDQEEDDEDDGDEHDHDHDHHHDDSGSPVSSEGSTMSLDGPGRRLSVSDFPSSKTRIAQLAKKFLETHETEKQGKAMKKKATKILANLSELATELEAFYLHRTPGSLPVGDGTELFTRLASYFDSDVLESVTSAELLASGVVRVLEEIFANPDEDLAAAAQSTFLQVFMGYTVKSKPKTATADSPATPLSVLVHKLQDLLSRSEHFEVLTVHHNSYDGNRSSAASMLAKQIRLKLVADEDSDIPRNFRNIMVSIHAITTFKSLDDYLRPRISMSDRPRQHRKDAVSRALAVMASSGLPMSAAAARLMERSFSPSTPPAPPAASSQPSGSRSGRKSKSKTQPSGDVPATPEPSSREKAALRRSARRQPASETAPLPPPEDEDDLENALECADEKQLSDDDEDMEDESALDVVGDLEEDMGDSPTPDPSAVNVEVAAGGKVMARKEDGTRVPTPSQSRQTSSLPSRASTLAAALQGTPTSSSSRPMSYAAAIQAVPQDWHIEFSINGKVIPNETTIYRAVHSSATTSDEYLGRNVWSAVHPIKFRRVPGPPPAETIAFGTSADTGAEVEEGSTPGSLAKSPTTASILRLLKKLHDLNANIDDVLVENKETLKVNVEPLSQFVNTKLTAKLNRQLEEPLIVASNCLPSWSEDLARLYPFLFPFETRHLFLQSTSFGYARSMSRWQNAQSQEEARRDRRDERPFLGRLQRQKVRIARPKILESAMKVMELYGASQSILEVEYFEEVGTGLGPTLEFYSTVSKEFCKKKLKLWRDHDPSDNGEFVSGPNGLFPRPVSEDFLATEEGEKTLQLFKILGKFVARSMIDSRIIDINFNPIFFRIGNEHNAVRPSLGAIKSVDPMVARSLMVIKKFAMAKKAIEEDPNRDAAQKVHDLENIAFDKIRLDDLYLDFTLPGYPDIDLIPNGSQTRLTISNVDLYLERVIDMTLGSGVRRQVDAFRTGFSQVFPYSALSAFTPDELCSLFGRVEEDWSLETLMDSIKADHGYNMDSKSVRNLLQTMSQLTPTQRRDFLQFTTGSPKLPIGGFKSLTPMFTVVCKPSEAPYTSDDYLPSVMTCVNYLKLPDYTTIDVLKKRLFTAIKEGQGAFHLS from the exons ATGATGCTGCCCCTCCATCCGCCGGGCCTTCTCGCCGGTCCAAGCGCAGTGCTGCCGAGTCGCCAGATCAAGACGTCGTTATGGGTGGTACCGAAGAATCTGATCGAGGTGCAGCCgctccacccccaccccccgcctcccccgccacccgAAGACAAGTTCCCCGGAGATAGCGACGACAACGAGGAtaatgacgaggatgaccgGCTCAACCGAtacgacgaagacgacgacgatgacgataTGGACCCCTTTGGTGGCTTCCCAGGTGGTGGAATTCCGAGCAGCATTCACCATACACTCAGGGCGTTGACTGGTATGGTTTCTGGCATATCGTCCAGACTGAGAGAGATTTTGAACAATCTTCGCCAAAAAGACGATCCAACGATCCAGCTCATTGCGCTTCAAGAGCTCTCGGAGCTCCTCCTGGTGTCCAACGAGGATAACCTATCGGGCCATTTTTCACCCGACCAGTTTGTGAAAGAGTTGGTGACGTTGATGCAGCCTAACGAGTTGACAGGAGAGGAAAATCCCGAAGTCATGCTGTTGGCTTGTCGCTGCCTGGCCAACTTGATGGAAGCCCTTCCGGGCAGTGCCGGTAATGTGGTGTATGGGCAAGCTATTCCCATCCTATGCCAGAAATTGCTGGAGATCCAGTTTATCGACCTCGCGGAGCAGGCCTTGAGCACTCTGGAAAAGATCTCGGTCGAGTATCCCCACCACATCGTCAAGGAGGGAGGATTGAATGCGTGTCTCTCGTACCTTGACTTCTTCGCCACAGGCACCCAACGGGTTGCGGTGACAACAGCCGCGAACTGCTGCCGTGGCATTCACGAAGAGAACTTTCCCGTTGTGCGGGATGTCATGCCTATCCTGCTCAATGTATTGGGTAGCAACGATCAGCGGGTTGTTGAGCAAGCCTCCCTCTGCGTGACGCGAATTGTGGAAAGCTTCAGGAGGTATGCCGCAAAGCTGGAGGAATTGGTGAGCCCCGAGCTGCTCAAGGCCATCCTTCGTCTGCTGCTCCCTGGCACCACCAACTTGATCGGATCTCACATCCACACGCAATTCCTCCGTGTTCTTGCCATCACGGCAAAGGTGAGCCCAAGGCTGTCGGCTGAGCTCTTCAAGATGAATGTGGTTGAGACGCTCTACCAAATCCTGACTGGCGTTTCGCCCCCGGCCGGGACCGAGGATATCGCCTCCAAGCTCGACAGTGTTTTGATCATGCAGGCTTTGATTCACCGACCCCGAGAACAGATCATCGAGACGCTCAATGTCATCTGTGAGCTTTTGCCAAGCTTGCCTCCCTCCAGCGATCCGTCCGGTCACGATTACGTCGACATGCACTCGCCAATGGATCCTATCACGCCCTCTTCACCTGGTTCTGACAAGAAAACACCCAACGAGAAACGGATCGAGCTGTTGGAAGGGTGCAAAGACGAGGTCCGGCGCTTCGCCATGATTCTTTTCCCCACCCTCACGGATGCGTACTCGAGCACGGTGAACCTGACGGTGCGTCAAAAGGTGTTGACTGCCCAGCTGAAGATGCTTTGCAACCTGGACGAAGACATTCTGGTGGAAGCCCTGAAGCCCGTTTCGTACGCCTCCTTCCTGGCATCTATCCTCTCGCAGCAAGACCACCCCTCTTTGGTCATGTTTGCTCTGCAGGCCACTGGAATCTTGACAAGCCGTTTGGGTTCGGTCTATCGGTACCAGCTGTATCGCGAGGGAGTTATTGCCGAGATCGAAAAATTGGCAACGCCCGAACCGGAACCCGAGGTCGAATCTCCTACGGCAGAGCCTACCGAGCCGCAGAACGAACCAGAATCGGGAGCAGAGGCCGGTAGTGAGGAGCTTGTCGTGGACCAAACCGTATCTGATGGCGAAAATGACGAGGACcgcgatgacgacgaggaccGTTCGCACCAAGATTCGGATGAGGAtcaggaggaagacgacgaagacgatgGTGACGAGCACGATCATGACCATGACCACCATCATGACGATTCAGGATCTCCAGTTAGTTCTGAGGGTTCCACCATGTCCCTCGATGGGCCCGGCCGCCGTCTGTCGGTCTCAGATTTTCCCTCTTCAAAGACCAGGATTGCACAGTTGGCCAAGAAATTCCTCGAGACTCATGAGACCGAGAAGCAGGGTAAGGctatgaagaagaaggcgactAAGATTCTTGCCAACCTCTCAGAGCTGGCCACGGAGCTCGAGGCCTTTTACTTGCACCGGACACCTGGAAGCTTGCCCGTTGGTGACGGTACAGAGCTGTTTACAAGACTGGCCTCCTATTTTGACTCGGATGTGTTGGAGAGTGTGACCAGCGCCGAGCTTCTGGCCTCTGGCGTAGTCCGGGTGCTCGAGGAGATTTTTGCCAATCCCGATGAGGATCTTGCAGCTGCGGCGCAGTCGACGTTCCTCCAGGTCTTTATGGGATACACTGTGAAGTCGAAACCCAAGACTGCGACTGCAGACTCCCCTGCGACACCCCTCAGCGTCCTGGTTCACAAGCTTCAGGATCTTTTGAGCAGATCAGAGCACTTTGAGGTTCTTACAGTTCATCACAACTCATACGATGGCAACCGCAGCAGTGCGGCGTCCATGCTCGCGAAGCAAATTCGCCTCAAGCTGGTCGCTGATGAGGATTCGGATATCCCTCGGAACTTTCGCAACATTATGGTTTCGATCCATGCCATCACGACCTTCAAGTCTCTGGATGACTATCTGCGGCCGCGGATCAGCATGTCTGACcgtcctcgtcaacatcGTAAGGATGCGGTTTCGCGTGCTCTCGCGGTCATGGCTAGCTCAGGCTTGCCCATGagcgctgccgccgcccgcTTGATGGAGCGGTCATTCTCTCCTTCGActcctcccgcccctccgGCTGCTTCCTCGCAGCCTTCCGGTTCGCGGTCAGGCAGAAAGTCCAAGTCCAAGACGCAGCCCTCTGGAGACGTTCCAGCCACACCGGAGCCATCGTCGAGGGAAAAGGCTGCTCTCCGTAGGTCGGCACGCCGCCAACCAGCTAGTGAAActgctcctctcccgccaccagaggatgaggacgatcTCGAAAATGCCCTTGAGTGCGCAGATGAGAAGCAATTGtctgatgacgatgaggacatGGAAGATGAGAGCGCCTTGGATGTTGTGGGTGATCTAGAAGAAGACATGGGTgactcccccacccccgaccCTTCCGCTGTCAATGTCGAAGTCGCCGCAGGCGGCAAGGTCATGGCTCGCAAGGAGGACGGGACTAGGGTTCCCACCCCTTCTCAAAGCCGGCAGACATCTTCGCTTCCCAGCAGAGCCAGCACGCTCGCCGCCGCTCTCCAGGGCACACCcacttcctcatcctcgaggcccATGTCATACGCCGCCGCCATTCAAGCTGTGCCCCAAGACTGGCACATCGAGTTCAGCATCAACGGCAAGGTGATTCCCAACGAGACAACTATTTACCGCGCGGTTCACAGCTCTGCCACTACGTCTGATGAATACCTCGGCCGAAATGTTTGGTCTGCTGTGCATCCCATCAAGTTCCGGCGCGTCCCTGGCCCCCCTCCTGCCGAGACCATCGCATTTGGAACATCAGCCGACACGGGGgcggaggtcgaggagggtagCACTCCCGGATCTCTTGCTAAGTCGCCCACCACGGCATCGATCCTGCGCCTGCTGAAGAAGCTCCATGACCTCAATGCCAACATTGATGACGTTCTGGTCGAGAACAAGGAGACACTCAAGGTCAATGTCGAGCCGCTCTCCCAGTttgtcaacaccaagcttACAGCCAAGCTCAACCGGCAACTGGAAGAACCCCTCATTGTTGCGAGCAACTGCCTCCCAAGCTGGAGCGAGGACCTGGCGAGGCTCtatcccttccttttccccttcGAGACCCGGCATCTCTTCCTGCAGAGTACTTCGTTTGGCTATGCCAGGTCTATGAGTCGATGGCAGAACGCCCAGTCTCAGGAGGAAGCCCGGAGAGATCGCCGTGATGAAAGGCCGTTCCTGGGAAGACTGCAACGTCAAAAGGTACGCATCGCTCGGCCCAAGATTCTCGAGTCGGCCATGAAGGTGATGGAGCTCTACGGGGCGTCACAAAGCATTCTGGAGGTTGAGTACTTTGAAGAGGTCGGCACTGGCCTTGGACCCACGCTGGAGTTCTATTCGACGGTATCGAAAGAGTtctgcaagaagaagctcaagctctGGCGCGACCATGATCCCAGCGACAATGGAGAGTTTGTCTCTGGGCCTAATGGACTTTTCCCTCGACCCGTGAGCGAGGATTTCCTTGCAACTGAGGAAGGCGAGAAGACCCTCCAGCTCTTCAAGATCCTTGGCAAGTTTGTGGCACGGTCCATGATCGACTCTCGCATCATTGAtatcaacttcaaccccatCTTTTTCCGCATCGGCAATGAGCACAATGCCGTCCGCCCCTCTCTGGGGGCTATCAAGTCTGTCGACCCTATGGTTGCGCGGTCGTTGATGGTGATTAAGAAGTTTGccatggccaagaaggccattGAGGAGGATCCCAACCGCGACGCTGCGCAAAAGGTTCACGACTTGGAGAATATCGCGTTTGACAAGATCAGGCTCGACGACCTCTACCTCGACTTTACCCTGCCTGGGTACCCAGACATTGATCTAATTCCCAACGGGTCTCAGACTAGGCTGACGATATCCAACGTGGACCTCTACCTCGAGAGGGTTATTGACATGACTTTGGGAAGCGGTGTTCGCCGCCAGGTCGATGCCTTCCGGACCGGCTTCTCACAGGTCTTCCCGTACTCGGCCCTGAGCGCTTTTACTCCGGACGAGCTGTGCTCCCTGTTCGGTcgtgtggaggaggattggtCCCTTGAGA CACTTATGGATTCGATCAAGGCCGATCACGGGTACAACATGGACAGCAAGAGCGTTAGGAACTTGCTGCAGACGATGTCTCAGTTGACGCCGACGCAGCGTCGTGACTTTCTGCAGTTTACCACTGGCAGTCCCAAGCTCCCCATTGGCG GTTTCAAGAGCCTGACCCCCATGTTCACGGTGGTGTGCAAGCCAAGCGAAGCACCATATACATCGGATGACTACTTGCCTAGCGTCATGACTTGCGTCAACTACCTGAAGCTCCCCGACTACACAACTATCGATGTCTTGAAAAAGAGACTGTTTACTGCCATCAAGGAGGGACAGGGGGCATTCCATTTATCGTaa
- a CDS encoding hypothetical protein (EggNog:ENOG503P2PQ), with protein MPAQTRARATPAAPASRVYESTPTTRQVQFPPRRRNVRTYGRTSTPTGMSRLLRQQTLTQLDYVQQTPPPADLRVEDEEDELPRTVPRVAPKPKKQKQTRGKRRKTLGDAPSSTLHTQTMTQMYSMTTKEEQDNELRIENSQDEGDEDELGLPQLPSASIMKKERSPEKKATRTALSDPQTPSTKRIKVNLDEVPSSQPTPFTPMLAKYTLGSVLSPLQDKSTNFGVPAPTVESVTKRPRDLVIEDSFSPGGGLPSSSSILEGTPEQARSSQKRKRQPLAEISLPSMELGHDDNSTTEPTPTKKSCREIPDSDDELASISSTPFQTPQKYQGTVGEAGSGSKLRYPGGVSSSGLSNKENRTPRSGQENSRDSATSDDEAPETPTPPDKRVTSLSSQKRPTTQRSSQRRMSQRSASKTPIPQSKASAPVEQAQDDDSTASEDGLSELSCTPPKPSSPKAKTPTPRHNKEPNVLRSILRKTAERAAHTSPAKGEGGNTTPQFLTSESSTDQGPTTPTPIRKTVQIQLPPPPSASLGQSSEGQPLQEDDEEEELEVYKETPQKVYPQTCSPTPNRAAQRMTQARSQFWSQGWESQRVPMSVIRSLGPQTDRTDIVISIDPDTLEDITKGRRDHEFREYKFPPTVLRVWMFATHPVEEVKYMAVLGPPKQPGEVDEDSGYNGNAEFNAGETKFKWAYELVQVYRLNNPVPLEDMEEHGMGKGAPVRWHYLPPTAVGQLMANLRNALFLEPGQEVPEAEQFLRDGYQAVEEVEEDEEEEEGDEEEETQGTTGVTVSQQLEQQLRSDIIQSTQMVKEKSVSVLEEDDDLEYLNDDTVIPASPEQTLPPMPVTDFARPSAPRSSQRIRNQQRPSTPSTVRRVEKTRNTVGLSQATTASNYSSPATSPQKSMGASVPRPHMPGSSELSLPDLGVEMDDDGETQLPVPRGIIASSSQVFGTAQDSLDLGIGAENVRRPPSIIYDSDKE; from the exons ATGCCAGCTCAAACTCGCGCGCGGGCAACACCCGCTGCGCCGGCATCACGAGTCTATGAATCAACACCCACTACTCGTCAAGTCCAGTTTCCTCCTCGAAGGCGAAATGTCCGAACATATGGTCGCACCTCGACTCCCACGGGAATGTCCCGCCTTTTGCGCCAGCAAACATTGACCCAGCTCGATTATGTACAGcaaaccccaccaccggcgGACCTACgagtggaagatgaggaggatgaattACCCAGAACAGTGCCCAGGGTAGCGCCAAAGCCGAAGAAACAAAAGCAGACTCGtggcaagagaagaaagacaCTGGGCGACGCACCGAGTTCTACCTTGCATACCCAAACCATGACCCAGATGTATTCCATGACGAcaaaggaggagcaggataACGAGCTGCGTATCGAGAACTCTCAAGACgaaggtgatgaggatgagctggGGCTACCACAGCTGCCATCAGCTAGCATAATGAAAAAGGAACGATCTCCGGAGAAGAAAGCAACAAGGACGGCTTTGTCCGACCCGCAgaccccctcaaccaagcGCATCAAAGTCAATCTCGATGAAGTTCCCTCGTCCCAGCCAACACCATTCACTCCCATGCTCGCAAAGTACACACTGGGCTCTGTACTCTCTCCGCTTCAGGATAAGTCCACCAATTTTGGTGTTCCAGCTCCTACCGTGGAGTCGGTGACCAAACGCCCTCGAGATCTGGTTATCGAAGACAGCTTCAGCCCAGGCGGAGGGCTcccctcttcatcgtcaatACTGGAGGGAACTCCTGAACAGGCGAGGTCGTCacaaaagaggaagaggcagcCCCTGGCCGAAATATCGCTCCCTAGTATGGAGCTTGGACATGATGACAATTCCACTACTGAGCCCACCCCAACGAAGAAGAGCTGCCGAGAAATACCAGACTCCGACGACGAGCTGGCGAGCATTAGTTCAACACCGTTCCAGACTCCCCAGAAATATCAAGGGACGGTTGGTGAGGCGGGATCTGGTTCTAAGCTGCGATACCCCGGTGGTGTATCCAGCAGTGGTCTATCGAACAAGGAGAATCGGACTCCCCGTTCAGGGCAAGAGAACTCGAGAGATTCCGCCACAAGTGATGACGAAGCGCCAGAGACACCGACGCCACCAGATAAGAGGGTCACGAGCTTGTCTTCACAAAAGAGACCGACCACACAACGGTCGTCACAGAGGCGTATGTCACAGAGATCAGCATCCAAAACACCAATACCACAAAGCAAGGCTTCGGCGCCGGTTGAGCAAGCGCAGGATGACGACTCGACTGCTAGTGAGGATGGGTTGTCAGAATTGTCTTGCACTCCACCCAAGCCGTCAAGTCCAAAGGCgaaaacaccaaccccgaggCATAACAAGGAGCCCAATGTTTTACGGTCTATTCTACGGAAGACTGCTGAGCGAGCTGCCCACACGAGTCCGGCCAAGGGTGAAGGAGGGAACACGACTCCTCAGTTCCTGACATCAGAGTCCTCAACTGACCAAGGACCCACCACTCCAACCCCTATTCGCAAGACGGTTCAGATTCAgctcccaccgccaccttCAGCCAGCCTAGGGCAGAGCTCGGAGGGGCAGCCACTgcaggaagatgatgaggaagaagagctgGAAGTCTACAAGGAGACCCCACAGAAGGTCTACCCTCAGACATGCTCTCCCACGCCCAACCGAGCCGCCCAGCGGATGACACAAGCCAGATCCCAGTTCTGGTCACAAGGCTGGGAAAGCCAACGTGTGCCTATGAGCGTAATTCGGTCTCTGGGTCCCCAGACTGACCGCACCGACATCGTCATCTCCATCGATCCTGATACCTTGGAGGACATCACCAAAGGCCGTCGCGATCACGAGTTTAGGGAGTATAAATTCCCTCCCACCGTCCTTCGGGTGTGGATGTTTGCCACTCATcctgtggaggaggtcaagtATATGGCTGTGCTTGGACCACCGAAGCAGccgggggaggttgatgaggacaGTGGCTACAACGGAAACGCAGAGTTTAATGCCGGGGAGACCAAGTTCAAGTGGGCGTATGAGTTGGTGCAGGTTTATCGGTTGAATAACCCGGTGCCGTTGGAGGATATGGAAGAGCacgggatggggaagggggcgcCGGTGAGGTGGCATTATTTGCCGCCTACGGCGGTGGGGCAGCTGATGGCTAACTTGAGGAATGCGTTGTTTTTGGAGCCGGGACAGGAAGTGCCGGAGGCGGAGCAGTTTTTGAGGGATGGGTAtcaggcggtggaggaggtg gaggaggatgaggaggaggaagagggggacgaagaagaggagacaCAGGGAACAACTGGGGTGACGGTATCACAGCAAttggagcagcagctgagAAGCGACATCATTCAGTCGACGCAGATGGTGAAGGAAAAGAGCGTCAGTGttcttgaggaggacgatgacttGGAGTATCTCAACGATGATACTGTCATTCCCGCCAGTCCAGAGCAGACACTCCCGCCGATGCCAGTCACTGATTTCGCCCGGCCAAGTGCACCGCGATCCAGCCAAAGGATCCGGAATCAGCAACGGCCTAGCACACCGTCCACAGTTCGTCGGGTTGAAAAGACGAGAAACACCGTCGGTCTATCTCAGGCGACAACGGCGAGTAACTACTCTAGCCCTGCTACATCTCCTCAAAAGTCTATGGGGGCATCTGTGCCACGACCTCATATGCCTGGGTCGAGCGAGCTGTCACTGCCGGACTTGGGTGTCGAGATggacgatgatggggagaCCCAGCTGCCCGTGCCGAGGGGAATCATTGCTTCGTCTTCGCAGGTATTTGGTACGGCGCAGGATAGTTTGGATTTGGGGATAGGTGCGGAGAATGTGAGACGGCCGCCGAGTATTATTTATGATTCGGATAAGGAGTAG